A region of the Primulina eburnea isolate SZY01 chromosome 7, ASM2296580v1, whole genome shotgun sequence genome:
agcattgatttgatttgatagcgattcgattgattctgacatgtgctcagtggatgggcatttgacctgatacctccacgacatacatgcattgcataccatatatcattgtttagatatctgtggtatatatgattggttgttccatacggagctttgctcacccccaaggggggctgttgttgtctttgtgtgtggacaatggcaggtactccaggatatcaggagaccggagagggtacttctggagggagccactgttgagttgaggttttatatcttgttcccagtatatatgtatatgtatctatataccggggcatgtcccgaggatatgagttgtttgtatgtgattggttttgattacgtgtgggcgtgtttgatgatttgagattaaatactatttttagtatttaaatattaaaagagataatttgggctcattgtaaagaaattttaaacctgttttccgctgtgattaattaaaccctaatcagattgcattgtaataacgattaggagttaagggccccacagaATGTCAATtgattgaattttttattttacttgcCTTAATGACTGGGCACTCCATAGGGGTTGTAATTAATTGTTTGCCACATCCTTTGGCAGTCGGATATGAAACTGAAGAAATTCTTAAATATAATCGAGGATTCACCAGTGTTCCCAGTTATATATGATAATAGCAGGTAATTTGATGCTCTGATAACCTAAATCATtgtactcaagcaataaaatCTGGAGTCACCTTTATAATTTGGAATTTACCTACTCTTCGAAAGACACTTAGCTTGCGTATACAAGCGTGATCTTCTTTACAAATATGGATACTTaatgattaattttatttatgttttgacttGATAAGACTTTTATTTCTTTTCTGCAGAACTGTTTTATCTTTGCCTCCAATTATTAATGGTGCACATTCTGCCATTAGTTTGGAGACAAAGAATCTGTTTATTGAGTGTACAACCACAGATCTGACGAAAGCGAATATTGTTCTGAACACAACGGTATTATCTCAATGGATCCAGTGCATTAGGTTTCTGCTTCTTTCTCTTCAGTGTTTGTGCTGTTAACAATTTATTGTACAGGTTGCCATGTTTTCAGTCTATTGTGCAAGGAAGTTTGAGGTGGAGCCGGTTGAAGTAATTTACCCTGATGGAAAATCATACATTTGCCCAGATCTGTCACTGTACCAGATGGTTGTACCTTTACCATACATCACTAGTACATTTGGAGTTTCGTTGTCAGTCCATGAGGTTCTGCATCATGCTGATCATCAATACTCTATCCTTTTTGTTTCTTAGTGACAACCATACATCTTTTAATGTTaatcttttttattaatttGCCTTCAAATTTTTTGACCTAAGGTCAAGTAGGTAGTCGCTGCATAACTTGAAAATGAATGCAGGAAAACATGCATCAGATTGAAAAGTAACATTAGAAATTGTACCCTTTAGTCGCTTGTTTTGTGCTCAGGTTGGTTCAACAACCATGAGGAATGCTACTTATGGCAGAAATTCTTCAATAAATGCCCAAAGTATTTTGCTGTATGACTCGCATGCATAGGCTAGGAAACTctgaacaaaataaaatattgccTACTAATATTCACGAATTGAATTTCAGGTGGCAGGTTTGTTGAATAAAATGCAATTACATACTGAGCCATCTGTTTCTAAAGAGAAGCAAACCATCTTCACTATATATGTACCTCCAACGAGAAGTGATATTCTTCATCCTTGTGATGTGGCTGAGGTATCAGCTCTAACTTTATTGTCTCTTACATAAGTTCATTTTCTTTGCTCTGGTTTCTATTTTGTGTGATTTTACTCTCTTCCCTCTTCAAGGATGTTGCAATTGCTTATGGTTACAATGAAATTCCAAAGATGAAGCTGCCATCTTTGAAGCCACAGTCATTGAATCAGTTCAGTGATCTTATTCGAACAGAGGTAGGCGGCTGTATGCATTATCTTATTGTTTTTCACTTGGAGTTACTTTCGTTTGACCCAAACTTGCGATATTCTCTTTTAGATTGCAATGGTTGGTTATACAGAGGTGCTAACATGGATCTTATGCTCGTATAAAGAAAATTTCACCATGCTTAACCGGAAAAACGACAAGGCAACAGCAGCAATAAATGGAAATCCCCGTTCCGCTGATTTTGAGGTTTGTTTCTTCTGCCATGCAATATGGGACCATGCTGATCATTTAAACTTAGCTTTTTATCCAGGGAAAAATAGGACCATTGGGGAAATGAATGATGAATATTTGTTTGTTAACACCTTCCCTATTTGGTATTTAACATGTTATATAACTGATTATTCAATTCTTTTTCTTATTTatccaaacttaacataacaTGCTCTGTTATTTAAGTCTCAAAATATCAGTTAAACTTTAATTTTGATATGCATTCATGCTGTATGATTCATCAATAGTTTACTGTTTCTAAGATTCTGACATATCAGGAGCATTTTGGTCCATTTAACCTCTTAGCCTGTGTCGTCCATACATTTTTCTAATTTTTCAGGTTGTCCGTACCAGCCTTATGCCGGGCATATTGAAAACAGTCGGGCACAATAAAGACCATCCAAAACCAATAAAGGTAATTGGTCCACGTATCATTTTCATTGTCATGCCTATAATTTGATGATAAGTCTTATCATGACAATAATGAGATTTATATAAGCACTGACACAACATGTTTATCTTGCTGATACTATGAAGATGGTGCTACGAGAGCATTTTCAGCATTTTTGGAAATTAAAACGCTAGAATAAATTTGATAGTATAACCCTATAGTTTCTAGCTATTCTGGATGTGTTCATCATGCATGCGCAGTCAGCCTCTGTTTAAATCTGGGCATCTTATTTCGCTGATGTGCATGCAGGAGAGATGATTATTGTTCCTTTCCATGTGTTTTAGAATGTTGGGTCATGTTTCTTTCTCCATACATTTTACATCATTGCATTTTCTGTTTATTAAACTATTATATCCATGTATCCTTTTGATTTAGATTTTTGAAGTGGGTGATGTGGTGCTGCTTAATGAGACAAAAGATGTTGGTGCATCAAATCGTCGTTATCTTGCAGCTTTATATTGTGGGTCTACCTCAGGATTCGAGGTACCTACACAACATTCTCTACTTTACTTTATACCTATCTTTATAGTTGAGATACTGTCGCGTTCCCGCGTAAATGATCGTGTAACGGGTCTTTTGCTAGATGAAACTGTGGAATCCAGATTCCACGTTGGTTTATTAGACTTTCGTCCTTGTCGACCAATTGTATGAACAAGGATGAGGCTCGATAGAGAGAACCTCGCGATCTCTGAATAATTGTTATGCTGGAAAATTCTTGATTGATATTTTATTCAACGTTGAATGCATATAAATACAAGAGAGTCCTAGCTCACCATATCCTAAAGATACTAACCACAATCATATCGTAAAAATGAAGAGATAACAAATCCGATCCTAAATACCAAATCCTATCAAAATCAAAGTAAACAAATAAGAAAAAGAATCCTAATCCTTGGGCTTAAATCGGCCGTACGTGTGCCTCTTGTAGACCAGAACTTTCGGACATCCTTGGCTCGCGGTGGTGGTCGTGACATCACCCACCCCCTGAGATAGGTGTTTGTCCGCAAACACAAAGGCTGGAAAACGCTCTGTGAATAATGCCACATCTTCCCACGAAGCTTCTGATGGAGAGTGGAGACAACCATTGCCAATGAATTAACAACTCTGTTTTCCCCTTGTGAAATCGCTGGTCTAGAATGGTTTGAGGCGCAGGTAGCTGTTCTCCCGAGGGAAGAACAGGGAGCGTGGCTTCGCATGTTTCTGCCCCACAAAATGGTTTTAAGAATGAGATATGGAAAACGGGATGCATTTTGGCGGAATCTGGTAGCTCTAGTTTATAGGCAACTGACCCAATACGCTCTAACACCTTAAAAGGCCCATAGAAACGAGGGGATAACTTCCGATTTGCTCGTGCTGATAGACTTAAGTGGCGATATGGTTGGAGTTTCAACAAAACCATATCATTGACATTGAATTGTAATTCACAGTGATTGTTGTCATATTGCACCTTCATGCGATTTTGTGCATGCAGCAGCCGTTCTCTGACATTCCGAAGCACCCTGTCACGCGACATTAATGCTTGATCCACAGCCTCGAGGCGAGCTACCCCTTGAAAATAAGATAAGAGACTAGGCGGTTGCCTCCCATAGATGACTTCAAACGGGGTGGCACGTAATGAAGAATGAAAACTTGTGTTGTAGCAATATTCAGCTCAGGCGAGCCATTCCCCCCACTTCTTCGGGTAATCGCTTGTAAAACAACGTAAATACATTTCCAAAACTCGATTAACAGCTTCCGTTTGTCCATCAGATTGAGGGTGGTATGATGAGCTGAAACAAAGTTTGGTCCCTTGCAAACGAAACAACtatttccaaaattaactcgtAAATGTCACATCCCGATCGCTGACAATAGACTCGGGTATGCCATGCAGTTTAAACACATAGTCAAAAAATATGCGGGCCACCGAAACAGCAGTATATGGGTGGGCGATTGCAATAAAATGAGCGTATTTTGAGAAACGGTCTACCACAACTAAGATCACACTTTTTCCATGCGAAGAGGGGAAGCCCTCCACAAAGTCCATCGAGATATCTGCCCACATCTGATGAGGGATCGGTAGGGGTTGTAGGAGCCCCGCCGGTTGAAGATGTTCCACTTTATTCCGTTGGCAAACCACGCAAGTGTTCACGAAGTCCTTCACATGTCGTCGCATTCCTGCCCAATAGAAGTCGCGATTCACTCTCTGTAACGTCTTTTGATAGCCTTCATGGTATGAATTGTGTagggacccaataatatgagatATCAATGGTGACGTCTTGGGCAGAAAAATCCGcgatttataaagtaaaagtcccaCTGCATAAGCCCAATGGGCATGGTGGTCAGCTCTTGCATTGTCCTTTATGAGCTGCTGTATTTCGTCCGAGTGCGCGTGTTCGGCTTTAATATCATCTAGAAAATCCCACGATGGAACGGAGACAGCGGTGGTGCACACCGTAGAAGATTCCCGTCGTGACAGGGCATCTGCTACGATATTAGAGCTTCCAGACTTGTATTCTATGGTGAAATCAAACCCCAATAACTTGCAAAGTCAGCGTTGTTGGGATGGCGTTGCAATCCGTTGTTCTAGAAGATACTTGAGACTGTAGTGGTCGGTGCGAACTACAAAAGGTTGGCCCCAAAAGTATGAGCGCCAATGACGTATTGCCCTGGTTAAACCCATTAGTTCCTTCTCGTAGGCTGGTAACTTTTTGTGGTGTTGAGCAAATGAATGACTGAAAAAAGCTATTGGGCATCCGTCTTGCTGAAGTAGTGCCCCAATACCCGAGTCCGAAGCATCACATTCCACGACAAAGGGCTTGAAAAAATTCGGAAGGGTGAGAACCGGGGTCGTAGTGAGGGCCTTTTTAGTTTCTCAAATGCCGTTGAGGATTCTGAGGACCATTTGAAGGAATTTTTCCGAAGTAGAGAGGTCAGTGGTGCAGCAATCAATCCGTAGTCCTTGacaaaacgacgataatatcctgtgAGACCGAGGAACCCCCGTAAAGCTGTTGGTGAGGTTGGTTGTGGCCATTCTGCGATGGCCTCGATCTTGGACATATCAACCTTGGCCCTTGACTGTGAAATCACATGGCCCAAGTACGCGACTTCCTGTTGAGCAAAGAAACATTTGGAGCGTTTTAAGAAAAGCTGGTGTTGCTGCAATGTAGTGAGTACTATGTGCAAGTGATTTAAATGACTCTCCCATGTAGGACTATAAACCAAGATATCGTCAAAAAATACTAGAACAAATTTCCGTAGATATGCTTGGAGAACATAGTTCATCAGAGCCTGAAATGTGGCGGGCGCGTTGGTGAGACCGAAtggcataaccaagaattcgTAGTGCCCATGGTGTTCTAAATGCTGTTGAGTGAATGCTTCCGGGATCCATGCGAATCTGGTGATACCCTGCTCGCAAATCTAGTTTTGTAAAGAAAGAAGTGCCAAATAGTTCGTCCAGTAGTTCCTCGATGATGGGTATTGGAAACTTGTCCTTGACTATTTTAGCATTTAGAGCCCAGTAATCCACACAAAACCTCCATGTTTTATCTGCTTTAGGAACTAGGATGACGGTTGAGGAGAAAGGATATGTACTATGTCGAATAAATCCCTTGGATAACATCTCGGTACATTGCCTCTCAATTTCATCCTTCTGGGAATGTGCATAGCGATAAGGGCGAACAGCAATTGGACTCGTCCCGTAATCTAGAATGATTTTGTGCCTGAAGTTGAGGACTGGGGGTAGGCCCGAGGGCTCTGCAAATACTGCCGAAAATCCTAGGAGAAGACCGTGTAGATCTTGTTCCCTTACCTGCTGTACTTGCATGGTAGCGAGATGGCCACTTGATCTAGGGTGGTCCTTGGTGTTTCCTTGTAAAACAACTGTCTGCCCATGGGACACAAACCGCGTACACATTTTGGCGAAGTCCCATTGAATGGGTCCAAATAGTTGGAGCCAATTGACCCCTAGAATTGCCCCAAAACCACCCATGGGGATAATAACGAAATCTATGCAAAATTTATATTCTCCCAATCTTAGAACCACGTTATGACAAACTCCAGCACATGGAATCCTTCGCTCATTTGCCCCCAAGACCCGAAGAGTAGCCTTGGTTTCCATTGAAAGCCCCAAACTCCGAGCCAATGATTTATCCAGAAAACAATGTGTGCTGCGAGAATCAATTAAGACAAGCAGTGAATATGGGAGATTGACCCCTTGATTTGCATGGTTTGTGCTCCCTGTGTTCCTGTTAAAGAATTAGTTGAAACTGCTAGCTCTTCTTCATCAACATGGGGGGTTTGGTCATCTCTTTGTGTTGTATCATCCACTGTTTCTATCCAGAATAACCTCTTACATCGATGCCATGGAATATATAATTCATCGCAATTATAACACAGTCCCTTCGCCTTTCGTTCTTCCATCTCGGAGCGATTTAATCTTCGGATAAATAGGGCCTTTGATTGTTGGACAACATTGCGGCGGTTAGTGGCCGTGGTATGTGATGGACGCGCACCAGAGCGCACATCGTATAATCTTGCGAGGCGCATTGCCCTTGGTAAGTCCAGGGGTAGATGGATGAGGACCTCTGCTGCAATACCCTCATGTAGTCCACTAATAAAAAGCTCCACCAGTTGGTCTTGTGATAAGTTGGTCGTCCTCGCCATTAGGTGTTTGAATTTTTTCTGATAATCTTCCACGGAACTTGTCTGTCGTAATTTGGATAGTTCTCCCAATTTAGTGCAGCGTAAGATTGGGCCGAAACGTAAGTGACATTGCTCCTTGAAGTCATTCCAAGTCATGTTGGGGCTGTTCTCTTCTACCTTCAAGAACCATAATTGCGCATCTCCTTCCAAGCGAAACGCTGCGATCCCTACTCGGTCGTGGACGAGTGTGTTCACAGTGGGTGAGCCACCCAAGTGGATCGGCCAGCCATCATATCGAGGAAGATCCAATCGTGTATACCGCTGCCCGCCGAAAGAGTTTTCTCCTCTATCAGATCCGCCGCGTCGAGAATCGTTTCAGCCCTTCGCATTACTGTCTATGTCATTATTTTGAATGGATTCTATTCGAACCGCTGCCAAGGAGACGGATAGCTCTTCCAGTTGTTCTCGAAACCCTTGCTGAATCAGGTCCTGTGCCTTCTTGTCTTCAATGTACATTTTCATGAATGCATCCAGTTGTTTCGAGATGGCCGAGTCACCCATTACACCCTGTTCTGATACCACTATGTCGCGTTCCCACGTAAATGATCGTGTAACGGGTCTTTTGCTAGATGAAACCGTGGAATCCAGATTCCACGTTGGGTTATTAGACTTTCGTCCTTGTCGACCAATTGTATGAACAAGGATGAGGCTCGATTGAGAGAACCTCGCGATCTCTGAATAATTGTTATGCTGAAAAATTCTTGATTGATATTTTATTCAACGTTGAATGCATATAAATACAAGAGAGTCCTAGCTCACCATATCCTAAAGATACTAACCACACTCATATCCAAAAAATGAAGATATAACAAATCCGATCCTAAATACCAAATCTTATCAAAATCAAAGTAAACAAATAAGAAAAAGAATCCTAATCCTTGGGCTTAAATCGGCCGTGTGTGTGCCTCTTGTGGACCAGAACTTTCGGACTTCCTTGGCTCGCGGTGGTGGTCGTGACAGATACCTTGAAAAGCACTTTATTTAGCTTTAATCTGAGTTGCATGGTTTTGTCATTAATATTGTGAAAATGGTCATGTTGTATCGATCTCTATCTTtgttatttttcaaattaactATCCTTTCCCATCGATCAACCTAAACTGAAATTTTCTTCTTTTGGTTTTTTTTATCAGTTGATACATGGtcttgtggatagattcatggAAGTCATCGGAACTCCTTTTGTAGCCCCTGGGGACAGAACGGGCTATTATATACAAAGTTCAGACGTATGTTTGCTTTAGTCATCTCTATTTTGACAATGTTGAGCATTGTATGAATTTTTTCAAGGAACATAAATAAGATAATTTACTGTATCCATACTGCAGGAGCCTGAGTTTCTTTCAGGTAGACAAGCGAACCTTATTTACAAGGGAAAACAAATAGGCACTTTCGGTATCGTCAATCCACAGGTATGTAATATCCCTTTCACGCCACAAAGAACGACTCACGATTTAAACACATGCAATCCTCATATATAGTAATTCAAACATATGATTCAAACCTAATTTTAACCAACGTTTCCTGGCTTTGATGTATAGCCGATACAAAGACAAAATGCAACATATATGAtattttcaaattcaatttCTCAAAATACATGTCCAGAAAATTTCTCTAGAAAACATTTGAAACGCAGCCATACACTGGTCTTGTAATTTCCCCAGAAACTTTGTTCATCATTTCGGACTACATGGTGACATGAAATTAGAAGTAAAATCATGCATCTGTGTTTGTATCGCATCAGGTGTTGGATAACTTCGATATTCCGGACCCCTGCTCTTTCGTGGAACTCGACATGGAGAGCTTCCTGTAGAGTTAAACACCACGAAACAAGATATAGAGAATGATTGCAATTCAAGGCAATCCTCGTGTATCTTCGAGATGGTgtcatttattttattgtatcGTGCCACCAATTTATTATTTGTGTAGCCAGCAGCTCGAAGAGATAAATTTTGTCACTCTACAGCACAGTTGCAGTGATCTACTCATACACATTCTTTGTCTAACTTTGATTGATCACGGTCTGACGATTCGTTCTGTTTCAATGTCGCAGATACAGCAGATTTGTAATATTATGGAAAATTCAAAAGAAAGAGGCCTGATTATGTGAAGCGAACAAAACCTTGGCAGAATAATGATAACAAATACCAATCACTAATCAATTGTTAAGAGCTCGGGGTCTTGAACATGTACGCAAAGGGTACAAATTGAGGTCTGTGTTGACGTATTGGAAACccattttttcttttcaagAGTTTAGTCGCTCATGCCAGCTTCATCGATAGGCGAGCCGACTGACCACAAAATTATCATAGAGTCTGATGATGTGGGTTTCCCTTGAGGCTCCTTCGTGCATCATGCTTGCGAATGGGTGCAGAATGTTGTCCATGAGGTCAGCCAAGTGTCGACACAATTGGCATTAAACTCTGTCAATATACGAAAAAAGTCACTCCACTAAATAAACCAACGAAGGAAAGAGGGGGAGGGGCAGATTTGAGGGATTCCCCTTCTCCCAAGAAAATTGATTCAAATTTTATATGTTGCCTTTAAAAAATCTATGCTTTCCCAATGAAAGTGTATAAATTCACATCTCCTTCATTAAATCAGGAATTTACTGTTAGGACATCGGTTTCTCACACCAAAAACACAacagaagtttaaaatttttagtttCAACTTTCGAAACTATCATTGGATATCCTATGTCTATTTAAACATCCATAGGATGTTTAGTTTGTATACATGTGCATTTTAAACACTAGATTCCATCAATCCGATATTAGCAAAGATGATCTGGTCCTTATTGTATTTCTCTTCGAACATACCTTTGTCTTTTGTTCGTCAAATTAAATAACGATCAGATAAAGTTTTTCTTGTTTAAATTGCATTATTAATCGCAAACAAATTTTGTTGAGATTGTGACGTCTGATTTTCCAAATTCGGAGTCGGTGCAGCGTCCTAGAGACGTGGCGGTAGAAGAAATGTTTGGccaaaattttatataaaattcctTCAAGTGGCCGTGACTTTTCTTGGTGGAAGTTTATTGATTTTAATCAATGATTTACTGAAGCTAATCAACTCAATAATCCAAAAATGGCTTATGTGAATTGATTTGCTTCCTTTTCATCAATTCAACATGGTCGTGAGTTCTTTTCTCCTTCAATTGATGGTAGTGGCCGAGAGTTTGAGGTGAGGTGAATTTttgtgtttgtttttgttggATCATGGTTTTCTACACGTCcaaac
Encoded here:
- the LOC140837390 gene encoding phenylalanine--tRNA ligase beta subunit, cytoplasmic-like isoform X2, with amino-acid sequence MPTVSVGRDRLLHALGRTYSQEEFEDLCFKFGIELDDVTTEKAIIRKEKHLEEEDPSEDEEVIYKIEVPANRYDLLCLEGLVQALRIFNGLDPIPTYNVANISKESMLKMHVRTETSQVRPYVVCAVLRGVTFDEARYNSFIDLQDRLHQNICRRRTLVAIGTHDLDTIKGPFTYEALPPPQINFIPLKQTKNFRADELMEFYKSDMKLKKFLNIIEDSPVFPVIYDNSRTVLSLPPIINGAHSAISLETKNLFIECTTTDLTKANIVLNTTVAMFSVYCARKFEVEPVEVIYPDGKSYICPDLSLYQMVAGLLNKMQLHTEPSVSKEKQTIFTIYVPPTRSDILHPCDVAEDVAIAYGYNEIPKMKLPSLKPQSLNQFSDLIRTEIAMVGYTEVLTWILCSYKENFTMLNRKNDKATAAINGNPRSADFEVVRTSLMPGILKTVGHNKDHPKPIKIFEVGDVVLLNETKDVGASNRRYLAALYCGSTSGFELIHGLVDRFMEVIGTPFVAPGDRTGYYIQSSDEPEFLSGRQANLIYKGKQIGTFGIVNPQVLDNFDIPDPCSFVELDMESFL
- the LOC140837390 gene encoding phenylalanine--tRNA ligase beta subunit, cytoplasmic-like isoform X3 yields the protein MPTVSVGRDRLLHALGRTYSQEEFEDLCFKFGIELDDVTTEKAIIRKEKHLEEEDPSEDEEVIYKIEVPANRYDLLCLEGLVQALRIFNGLDPIPTYNVANISKESMLKMHVRTETSQVRPYVVCAVLRGVTFDEARYNSFIDLQDRLHQNICRRRTLVAIGTHDLDTIKGPFTYEALPPPQINFIPLKQTKNFRADELMEFYKSDMKLKKFLNIIEDSPVFPVIYDNSRTVLSLPPIINGAHSAISLETKNLFIECTTTDLTKANIVLNTTVAMFSVYCARKFEVEPVEVIYPDGKSYICPDLSLYQMVVPLPYITSTFGVSLSVHEVAGLLNKMQLHTEPSVSKEKQTIFTIYVPPTRSDILHPCDVAEDVAIAYGYNEIPKMKLPSLKPQSLNQFSDLIRTEIAMVGYTEVLTWILCSYKENFTMLNRKNDKATAAINGNPRSADFEIFEVGDVVLLNETKDVGASNRRYLAALYCGSTSGFELIHGLVDRFMEVIGTPFVAPGDRTGYYIQSSDEPEFLSGRQANLIYKGKQIGTFGIVNPQVLDNFDIPDPCSFVELDMESFL
- the LOC140837390 gene encoding phenylalanine--tRNA ligase beta subunit, cytoplasmic-like isoform X1 yields the protein MPTVSVGRDRLLHALGRTYSQEEFEDLCFKFGIELDDVTTEKAIIRKEKHLEEEDPSEDEEVIYKIEVPANRYDLLCLEGLVQALRIFNGLDPIPTYNVANISKESMLKMHVRTETSQVRPYVVCAVLRGVTFDEARYNSFIDLQDRLHQNICRRRTLVAIGTHDLDTIKGPFTYEALPPPQINFIPLKQTKNFRADELMEFYKSDMKLKKFLNIIEDSPVFPVIYDNSRTVLSLPPIINGAHSAISLETKNLFIECTTTDLTKANIVLNTTVAMFSVYCARKFEVEPVEVIYPDGKSYICPDLSLYQMVVPLPYITSTFGVSLSVHEVAGLLNKMQLHTEPSVSKEKQTIFTIYVPPTRSDILHPCDVAEDVAIAYGYNEIPKMKLPSLKPQSLNQFSDLIRTEIAMVGYTEVLTWILCSYKENFTMLNRKNDKATAAINGNPRSADFEVVRTSLMPGILKTVGHNKDHPKPIKIFEVGDVVLLNETKDVGASNRRYLAALYCGSTSGFELIHGLVDRFMEVIGTPFVAPGDRTGYYIQSSDEPEFLSGRQANLIYKGKQIGTFGIVNPQVLDNFDIPDPCSFVELDMESFL
- the LOC140837390 gene encoding phenylalanine--tRNA ligase beta subunit, cytoplasmic-like isoform X4 — encoded protein: MPTVSVGRDRLLHALGRTYSQEEFEDLCFKFGIELDDVTTEKAIIRKEKHLEEEDPSEDEEVIYKIEVPANRYDLLCLEGLVQALRIFNGLDPIPTYNVANISKESMLKMHVRTETSQVRPYVVCAVLRGVTFDEARYNSFIDLQDRLHQNICRRRTLVAIGTHDLDTIKGPFTYEALPPPQINFIPLKQTKNFRADELMEFYKSDMKLKKFLNIIEDSPVFPVIYDNSRTVLSLPPIINGAHSAISLETKNLFIECTTTDLTKANIVLNTTVAMFSVYCARKFEVEPVEVIYPDGKSYICPDLSLYQMVVPLPYITSTFGVSLSVHEVAGLLNKMQLHTEPSVSKEKQTIFTIYVPPTRSDILHPCDVAEDVAIAYGYNEIPKMKLPSLKPQSLNQFSDLIRTEIFEVGDVVLLNETKDVGASNRRYLAALYCGSTSGFELIHGLVDRFMEVIGTPFVAPGDRTGYYIQSSDEPEFLSGRQANLIYKGKQIGTFGIVNPQVLDNFDIPDPCSFVELDMESFL
- the LOC140837390 gene encoding phenylalanine--tRNA ligase beta subunit, cytoplasmic-like isoform X5, whose translation is MLKMHVRTETSQVRPYVVCAVLRGVTFDEARYNSFIDLQDRLHQNICRRRTLVAIGTHDLDTIKGPFTYEALPPPQINFIPLKQTKNFRADELMEFYKSDMKLKKFLNIIEDSPVFPVIYDNSRTVLSLPPIINGAHSAISLETKNLFIECTTTDLTKANIVLNTTVAMFSVYCARKFEVEPVEVIYPDGKSYICPDLSLYQMVVPLPYITSTFGVSLSVHEVAGLLNKMQLHTEPSVSKEKQTIFTIYVPPTRSDILHPCDVAEDVAIAYGYNEIPKMKLPSLKPQSLNQFSDLIRTEIAMVGYTEVLTWILCSYKENFTMLNRKNDKATAAINGNPRSADFEVVRTSLMPGILKTVGHNKDHPKPIKIFEVGDVVLLNETKDVGASNRRYLAALYCGSTSGFELIHGLVDRFMEVIGTPFVAPGDRTGYYIQSSDEPEFLSGRQANLIYKGKQIGTFGIVNPQVLDNFDIPDPCSFVELDMESFL